Within Kiloniellales bacterium, the genomic segment GTCGAGAGGGAAGAAGAGCTGGCCGCCGTCGGGATGGTAGTTCGCGTGCCACAACAGGACCTGCGACCGAGGCACGGTGGCCTCTTCCCGCGAGGCCGCCTCGGGATTCCGGGTCCACCCCAGGACGTACTGGTCGTCCACGGCGTTGTTGCGCCCTTCCAGCACGTCGCCGGACCACCAGAACTCGAAGATCCCCTCGGTGGTGCCGCCCTGGTCGCCCGTCCCCGGATCGAGCGGCCGCCGCCCCGGCGCCGGCCAGGGCACGATCTCGACCGGCCGCGCCTCGGGATCCGAGACCAGCTCGCCGTAGCCGCTGAGTGATTCCGCCGTCGCGCGGCGCAGCGGGATATCGAAGCTCGTCATGCCGCCCCCTCCGGTTGCCTGCCGGAAAGGTTACCGCTTTCCACGCTGATCGGGGAAGCGCGCTTCGGCGATGAGAGACTAGACGAGAATATCGAGGAAAAGCCCGCGCGCCCTGCCCGTCGGCCCCCGGCCCGAGGTCGCGAAGCCGCGCGAGACAGGTGCATCGCGCAGGTCGATCGGCGGTATGATCTCCGCCGGCTCGACGACCTTGACCTCGGGCGCGGGCGGCAGCGATGTCAGTCGCCGCTGGCGGTCCCGCCCGAGACGCGGAATTGAAACAAGAGCATTATTAACAATCATGCGAATAAAAATAGACGAAAAAAAAGTAAAACACAATACTCTTTACTTACTAGTCCGTTAACGTGGAGAGTCGCAGAATATTTCGATTTTTTCGAAAACACCATTGATTAACATTACCTCGAATTATTGTAATCTTTTTGTTCAATATTAGTTTCTTTATTAGACAATTTCGCCAGATCGAGTGGCGGAGTTGTGTAGTACATGAAGTGTACAGGGGCCCTCGTCCGAACTATTCGGCGCCTTGGGGAGAACCAAGCAGGCGGGACGACGGTATTCATTGCCGTCAGCCTGACCGTCCTGCTCGGGGCTGCGGCGATTTCCATCGACTATGCGCGCG encodes:
- a CDS encoding ureidoglycolate hydrolase; translated protein: MTSFDIPLRRATAESLSGYGELVSDPEARPVEIVPWPAPGRRPLDPGTGDQGGTTEGIFEFWWSGDVLEGRNNAVDDQYVLGWTRNPEAASREEATVPRSQVLLWHANYHPDGGQLFFPLD